A single region of the Paramicrobacterium fandaimingii genome encodes:
- a CDS encoding FAD-binding oxidoreductase: MTDVAAQLAEALGDAVSTDAAQLDAMRLDKSGHSSAAAPLAVVTARTIADVQTTMRIATQTRTPVVTRGAGTGLAGGAIASSGEIVLSTLAMDRVLEINESDLLAVVEPGILNGRFNEILGEQGLWFAPDPASKAISTVGGNIATNAGGLLCAKYGVTRDAVLGLKVVLPDGRLLTLGHRSVKGVTGLDLTALMVGSEGLLGVIVEATVRIRREVAGTLAAIASFYPGVRDAAAASAAITAAGLQPAVMELIDPSVLRAIDAFVGSSLAQRGNAHLAVQFDGPGAAEDAHRALEIITGRGGDADMTTDRDEAEKLLAIRRAAHPSLEALGTTLIEDVSVPRTALPDMFDAIAAIEKKFGITIPTLAHAGDGNLHPNFIFDGPDVPDQVWAAADELFLAALKLGGTLTGEHGIGILKKRWLGDELGEDQLDLQRQIKQVFDPLGILNPGKVF, translated from the coding sequence ATGACTGATGTGGCGGCCCAGCTCGCCGAGGCGCTGGGCGATGCGGTATCGACGGATGCCGCGCAGCTCGACGCAATGCGCTTGGACAAGTCGGGCCATAGCTCGGCCGCCGCACCGCTCGCCGTCGTCACCGCCCGCACCATCGCTGACGTACAGACGACGATGCGCATCGCGACGCAGACGCGCACGCCCGTCGTGACGCGCGGCGCTGGCACAGGGCTCGCGGGAGGAGCCATCGCCAGCTCAGGCGAGATCGTGCTCTCGACCCTCGCGATGGACCGAGTGCTCGAGATCAACGAGTCCGATCTGCTCGCCGTTGTCGAACCCGGCATCCTGAATGGCCGGTTCAACGAGATTCTCGGCGAACAGGGTCTGTGGTTCGCGCCTGATCCGGCGTCGAAGGCGATCTCGACGGTCGGCGGAAACATCGCGACGAACGCGGGCGGACTGCTGTGCGCCAAGTACGGTGTGACGCGCGATGCTGTTCTTGGCCTGAAGGTGGTGCTGCCGGACGGCCGGCTGCTCACCCTTGGCCATCGCAGCGTCAAGGGCGTTACGGGCCTCGACCTCACGGCACTGATGGTCGGGTCGGAAGGGCTGCTCGGAGTCATCGTCGAGGCGACGGTGCGCATTCGCCGGGAGGTGGCCGGAACGTTGGCAGCCATCGCCTCGTTCTATCCCGGGGTTCGGGATGCCGCCGCAGCATCCGCCGCGATCACCGCAGCGGGTCTGCAGCCCGCCGTGATGGAGCTCATCGACCCGTCTGTGCTGCGCGCGATCGACGCATTCGTCGGCAGCTCGCTCGCGCAGCGGGGCAACGCGCATCTCGCTGTGCAGTTCGACGGCCCCGGCGCGGCAGAAGATGCCCACAGAGCACTCGAGATCATCACAGGTCGCGGCGGCGATGCCGACATGACAACCGACCGCGACGAGGCAGAGAAGCTGCTCGCCATCCGTCGTGCCGCACACCCGTCGCTCGAGGCGCTGGGAACGACGCTCATTGAAGACGTCTCGGTTCCGCGCACGGCGCTGCCCGACATGTTCGATGCGATCGCCGCGATCGAGAAGAAGTTCGGCATCACGATCCCCACGCTCGCTCATGCGGGAGACGGCAATCTTCACCCCAACTTCATCTTTGACGGGCCGGACGTTCCCGATCAGGTATGGGCGGCGGCAGACGAGTTGTTTCTGGCAGCGCTGAAGCTCGGCGGCACGCTCACGGGCGAGCACGGCATCGGCATTCTCAAGAAGCGGTGGCTTGGCGACGAGCTTGGCGAGGATCAGCTCGACCTGCAGCGGCAGATCAAGCAGGTGTTCGACCCTCTGGGCATCCTGAACCCCGGCAAGGTGTTCTGA
- a CDS encoding YrdB family protein, whose protein sequence is MTSTSEPVRVSVIDIVRFVLEIFAFVSLGLWGFICFALPWNVVVGIGAPVIAIVLWALFRSPKAVFQMDVFGKAIVEIAVMGTAVFAWWDMGQPIVAVIFAVVAVTSGVMSGRREIGNHD, encoded by the coding sequence GTGACTTCAACATCTGAACCCGTTCGCGTCAGCGTCATCGACATCGTGCGGTTCGTTCTCGAGATCTTCGCATTCGTCTCCCTTGGCCTCTGGGGCTTCATCTGCTTCGCTCTGCCCTGGAATGTCGTCGTGGGCATCGGCGCACCCGTGATCGCCATCGTGCTCTGGGCACTGTTCCGCTCCCCCAAGGCGGTGTTCCAGATGGATGTCTTCGGCAAAGCCATCGTCGAGATCGCCGTGATGGGCACCGCGGTCTTCGCATGGTGGGACATGGGGCAGCCCATCGTCGCGGTAATCTTCGCCGTTGTCGCTGTCACAAGCGGCGTCATGAGCGGGCGCAGGGAGATCGGCAACCATGACTGA
- a CDS encoding amino acid ABC transporter ATP-binding protein, which yields MSERPATPEPVLRVTGVQKWFDDTAVLQGIDIDVAEHDVVALIGASGSGKSTLLKTINLLERVDDGQIFLQGDDITDPRVNADRVRARIGVVFQHYNLFPHLSVLHNITLASRNVFGIGKTEAESRARELLRRIGLEEKAAEYPDRLSGGQQQRVAIARAIATEPELLLLDEITSALDPQLVGEVLDLVGELKQAGSTMVMATHEMSFARRVADRVIFLSQGRIIEAGTPEQLFDHPQQAETQAFLSRVGRPGA from the coding sequence ATGAGCGAGCGACCCGCCACGCCAGAGCCTGTGCTTCGCGTCACCGGTGTGCAGAAGTGGTTCGACGATACTGCCGTGCTGCAGGGCATCGACATCGATGTCGCCGAACACGACGTTGTTGCTTTGATCGGCGCGAGCGGATCAGGAAAGTCAACGCTGCTGAAGACCATCAACCTTCTTGAGCGCGTCGATGACGGCCAGATCTTCTTGCAGGGCGATGACATCACCGATCCCCGCGTGAACGCCGATCGCGTGCGCGCACGCATCGGCGTCGTCTTTCAGCACTACAACCTCTTTCCCCACCTCTCTGTTCTGCACAACATCACGTTGGCGAGCCGCAACGTCTTCGGCATCGGAAAGACCGAGGCGGAGTCACGCGCACGAGAGCTGCTGCGGCGCATCGGCCTGGAAGAGAAGGCTGCCGAGTACCCCGACCGGCTCTCGGGAGGGCAGCAGCAGCGCGTCGCGATCGCGCGCGCCATCGCGACAGAGCCCGAACTGCTGCTTCTCGACGAGATCACGAGCGCCCTCGATCCTCAGCTGGTCGGCGAAGTGCTCGATCTCGTCGGTGAGCTGAAACAGGCGGGGAGCACGATGGTCATGGCGACGCACGAGATGTCATTCGCCCGCAGGGTCGCCGACCGCGTCATTTTCCTCTCGCAGGGCCGCATCATTGAGGCCGGTACGCCGGAGCAACTCTTCGACCATCCACAGCAGGCCGAGACGCAAGCGTTCCTGTCGCGCGTTGGGCGCCCCGGCGCTTGA
- a CDS encoding amino acid ABC transporter permease, which yields MTNDADTSTSTGPARPEPSRVERERRSYRRKQTLRSLVISVASTIVFAVVVWIVLVNSPGWDDVRRSFFDVETAMASFPSILVGLWLNIQVLFFAAILVGIFGSLLAIARTLRGAVFAPIRLGAAIYTDFFRGIPLLLVLYLVGFGIPALGFTDRLPMQVWGTVALTLTYSSYVAEVLRAGIEAVHPSQRMAARSLGLGYSKTLRLVVLPQAVRKVTPALMNDFVSMQKDVGLISVLGAVDAIRAAQIEVASIYNFTPYVVAGILFVLLSWPMIRLTDWYTARAQRREQVGGQV from the coding sequence GTGACAAACGACGCAGATACCAGTACGTCTACGGGCCCTGCGCGGCCTGAACCCAGCCGCGTCGAGCGTGAACGCCGATCCTATCGACGTAAGCAGACGCTCCGGTCGCTGGTCATCAGCGTGGCGAGCACGATCGTCTTCGCCGTCGTGGTGTGGATTGTGCTCGTCAACAGTCCCGGCTGGGACGACGTGCGCCGTTCGTTCTTCGACGTCGAGACCGCAATGGCCTCCTTTCCCAGCATCCTCGTCGGCCTCTGGCTCAACATTCAGGTGCTCTTCTTCGCCGCCATTCTCGTGGGAATCTTCGGCTCCCTTCTCGCCATCGCACGAACGCTTCGCGGCGCTGTCTTTGCGCCGATCCGCCTCGGCGCCGCGATCTACACCGACTTCTTTCGCGGCATCCCGCTTCTGCTTGTTCTCTATCTCGTCGGCTTCGGCATTCCCGCTCTCGGGTTCACCGATCGCCTGCCCATGCAGGTGTGGGGAACCGTCGCTCTGACGCTGACGTATTCGTCGTACGTCGCCGAAGTGCTGCGCGCGGGAATCGAAGCCGTTCACCCATCACAGCGGATGGCGGCGCGGTCGCTCGGGCTCGGGTATTCGAAGACCCTGCGGCTCGTCGTTCTTCCCCAAGCGGTGCGCAAGGTGACACCGGCTCTCATGAACGATTTCGTCTCGATGCAGAAGGACGTCGGCCTGATTTCCGTGCTCGGCGCCGTCGACGCGATCCGAGCCGCGCAGATCGAAGTCGCGAGCATCTACAACTTCACGCCATACGTTGTTGCGGGCATCCTCTTCGTGCTGCTGTCGTGGCCGATGATCCGGCTCACCGACTGGTACACGGCGCGAGCGCAACGCCGCGAGCAGGTGGGAGGACAGGTATGA
- a CDS encoding ABC transporter substrate-binding protein yields the protein MKTRFVLRSLAIASAAATMIALSACSASTPQDAADGSDSGLETVTQGKFTIATGEPAYSPWVENDDPESGEGFEAAVAYAVADELGFDTSDVVWIRTPFDTVIAPGPKDFDINIQQFSANDDREKAVDFSSPYYETTQGVVSLEGSSAAEATSLADLADVKVGVAAGSTSIAAVKEAIGTDPAIFNSNEDTVQALIAGNIDALVTDLPTAFYNANAVLDDGVLVGQFESSEGGDELALLLENDSPLTDAVTEAVDALRDDGTLDELAEKWLADNAGATVLS from the coding sequence GTGAAAACTCGTTTCGTTCTGCGATCACTTGCCATTGCCAGCGCCGCAGCGACAATGATCGCGCTGTCCGCGTGCTCGGCGTCGACCCCTCAGGATGCCGCCGACGGCAGCGACTCCGGCCTGGAGACCGTGACGCAGGGGAAGTTCACGATCGCGACAGGCGAGCCTGCCTACTCGCCCTGGGTCGAGAACGACGACCCGGAGTCGGGTGAAGGATTCGAAGCGGCTGTCGCCTACGCCGTCGCTGATGAGCTGGGCTTCGATACGTCGGATGTCGTCTGGATTCGCACTCCGTTCGACACGGTGATCGCGCCCGGGCCCAAGGACTTCGACATCAACATTCAGCAGTTCTCGGCAAACGACGACCGCGAAAAGGCCGTCGACTTCTCATCTCCCTATTACGAGACGACGCAGGGCGTCGTGAGCCTGGAGGGGAGCTCTGCCGCTGAGGCGACGTCGCTCGCCGACCTCGCCGATGTGAAGGTCGGCGTCGCCGCCGGTTCGACATCGATCGCGGCGGTGAAAGAGGCGATCGGCACGGATCCCGCCATTTTCAACAGCAACGAAGATACGGTTCAGGCACTCATCGCCGGCAACATCGACGCACTCGTCACCGACCTTCCCACGGCGTTCTACAATGCAAACGCTGTGCTCGACGACGGCGTTCTGGTTGGGCAATTCGAGAGCTCAGAAGGCGGCGACGAACTCGCACTGCTGCTCGAGAACGACTCGCCCCTCACCGATGCGGTGACGGAAGCCGTCGATGCACTCCGCGACGACGGCACACTCGACGAACTCGCCGAGAAGTGGCTCGCTGACAACGCCGGCGCCACAGTCCTGTCTTAG
- a CDS encoding cupin domain-containing protein gives MTFDAIRELNLEQHPEGGWYRRTFTAADALATPGGDRPAATLIYFWLPAGEHSRWHVVASDEVWMWHGPGALRLELGGTGDNPSETGETALLGSPGKENARQQFIVPAGCWQRTIPGDDDVLVSCLVTPGFDFADWRLAD, from the coding sequence ATGACCTTCGACGCCATCCGCGAGCTGAACCTTGAACAGCATCCCGAAGGCGGCTGGTACCGTCGCACATTCACGGCCGCCGATGCACTCGCGACACCTGGAGGCGATCGGCCCGCAGCGACGCTCATCTATTTCTGGCTGCCCGCAGGAGAGCATTCGCGCTGGCATGTTGTCGCATCAGACGAAGTCTGGATGTGGCATGGGCCGGGCGCACTGCGATTGGAGCTCGGGGGCACGGGCGACAACCCAAGCGAGACCGGTGAGACTGCGCTGCTCGGCTCCCCCGGCAAAGAGAATGCGCGCCAGCAGTTCATCGTTCCCGCCGGATGCTGGCAGCGCACGATCCCGGGCGACGACGATGTGCTCGTCAGCTGCCTTGTGACGCCCGGTTTCGACTTTGCAGACTGGCGTCTTGCCGACTGA
- a CDS encoding adenosylhomocysteinase, whose product MPLPDDSAPSPSAEHREQAASILAAFNRITNRLVAGTRFAIIGNQDAAASLRAIVQGMGGHIVAIDECDVLILLDVLTDAERATVRVWLDDATATHDDTASHAPIIVDDAAVLSSASGLAAHVAASDRVLPHGLRAALAPRGEVVIIDTDILRAPAWSSTPVHENFLADRGSIRIDWAAGAMPVTRALASRLAGSGAVRGVRIGIVLVLEPKTAVLAIELARAGADVRVFAPANEVDPEAAAALRARGIVVLGSPDATADEDDEQAQDLVRWHPQLLIDDGAHLIRLVHEHPDAIAHLRGAAEETTSGVRPLRDMDHAGELAVPVIPVNDARVKTLFDNRYGTGQTCVFAIVDLLDEARSDGISECDPLTAAWLVLGYGPVGEGVCRHARALGARVIVTEIDPVRALAAEVDGFEVLPAAEGVCRADIVVSASGVRGTIDEQLISTAAQQTVFAVAGGTDGELDAPNAMWNEHGPQVSDLTLGDHHVIVLAHGHGVNYTASGGNPIEIMDLSFAAQLAALEQLLAAGVLTDSPALAPGLHHLAPERENEIALLALGARHGAAASTSSDAPPSVAPSAPERSRYSHDVLSAPSIPPKKPAHATVTVYSAPLVIPVTAPRIRDGAIAVRGDRILHVGERPWVLQSLQDAGIDFAEEHWDGVITPGLVNAHTHLQYTRMADVATRHYDGFDDWAAAFDAVYDRNGAAHDWSAAAAEGARLAVATGTTALADVVTDRDAVSALHDAGLHGIAYWEVMGWSNADWRAHGRDAAIADLDSMPATPGVGVSPHAPYSLEVQPLLDIPDVVRNRGMRLHIHLAEAHFENENVESDDAWVGLNAESFRALRSRGVGVSSTQFVDQLGVLGPDCHIAHGIYMTGRDRSLLRARGTAVALCPRSNEVIGLDAPPVAAYLREGNLIGVGTDSLSSSPSLDPLADVAQLHRIARDQGYAESDLHQRLFHAVTLGGAHALGLGTGTQRVGQLAVGALADLAFFDVADTTPREALSELVEAGAGTCRRTIVAGETVYGREE is encoded by the coding sequence GTGCCGCTCCCCGACGATTCTGCCCCCTCGCCCTCAGCCGAGCACCGGGAACAGGCAGCATCGATTCTCGCGGCGTTCAACCGCATCACGAACCGTCTGGTCGCCGGCACGCGGTTTGCCATTATCGGAAATCAGGATGCCGCGGCGTCGCTGCGGGCGATCGTGCAGGGCATGGGCGGCCACATCGTCGCCATCGACGAGTGCGATGTGCTCATTCTTCTCGATGTGCTGACCGATGCTGAGAGGGCTACGGTGCGCGTATGGCTCGACGACGCGACGGCGACACACGACGACACGGCTTCGCACGCGCCGATCATCGTCGATGACGCGGCTGTGCTGAGCAGCGCATCGGGGCTCGCAGCGCATGTCGCGGCAAGCGATCGGGTGCTTCCGCATGGACTGCGTGCCGCACTCGCCCCGCGGGGCGAGGTTGTCATCATCGATACCGATATTCTTCGCGCTCCGGCCTGGAGCTCCACGCCCGTTCACGAGAATTTTCTTGCCGACCGCGGATCGATTCGCATCGATTGGGCGGCGGGAGCGATGCCGGTCACGCGCGCCCTGGCGTCGCGCCTCGCGGGAAGCGGCGCCGTGCGCGGAGTGCGCATCGGGATCGTGCTGGTGCTCGAGCCCAAGACCGCTGTGCTCGCGATCGAATTGGCTCGCGCAGGCGCCGACGTGCGCGTGTTCGCACCCGCGAACGAGGTGGACCCCGAAGCTGCGGCAGCGCTGCGCGCACGCGGCATCGTCGTGCTGGGCTCCCCCGATGCGACGGCCGACGAAGACGACGAGCAGGCACAGGATCTGGTGCGCTGGCACCCGCAGCTGCTGATCGACGACGGCGCACACCTGATTCGCCTCGTGCACGAGCATCCGGATGCCATTGCTCACCTACGCGGCGCCGCGGAAGAAACAACGAGCGGCGTGCGCCCGCTCCGCGACATGGATCACGCCGGCGAGTTGGCCGTTCCCGTAATCCCCGTCAACGACGCCCGCGTGAAGACGTTGTTCGACAACAGGTATGGCACAGGGCAGACCTGCGTCTTCGCCATCGTCGACCTGCTCGACGAAGCGCGGTCGGACGGCATTAGCGAGTGCGACCCGCTCACCGCGGCGTGGCTCGTGCTCGGGTACGGCCCCGTCGGCGAAGGCGTCTGTCGCCATGCACGAGCGCTGGGTGCCCGGGTGATTGTCACAGAGATCGATCCCGTGCGGGCGCTCGCGGCTGAAGTCGATGGATTCGAGGTGCTGCCGGCAGCGGAGGGCGTGTGCCGTGCGGACATCGTGGTGTCAGCATCCGGTGTGCGCGGCACCATCGATGAACAGCTCATCAGCACCGCGGCACAGCAGACAGTCTTCGCCGTCGCGGGCGGGACAGATGGCGAGCTCGACGCACCGAACGCGATGTGGAACGAGCATGGCCCGCAGGTCAGCGACCTCACTCTCGGAGACCACCATGTGATCGTGCTCGCGCACGGGCACGGCGTGAACTACACAGCATCCGGCGGAAACCCCATCGAGATCATGGACCTGTCGTTCGCCGCCCAGCTCGCTGCCCTCGAGCAGCTTCTCGCGGCTGGTGTGCTCACGGACTCCCCAGCACTTGCTCCCGGCTTGCACCACCTCGCACCGGAGCGCGAGAACGAGATCGCGCTGCTCGCACTCGGCGCGCGGCATGGCGCCGCAGCATCCACGAGCTCTGATGCCCCGCCGTCGGTCGCGCCGTCCGCTCCCGAGCGCAGCCGCTATTCGCACGATGTGCTCAGCGCGCCGAGCATTCCACCGAAAAAGCCCGCACACGCGACGGTCACGGTGTACAGCGCACCGCTGGTGATCCCGGTCACGGCACCGCGCATTCGCGACGGAGCGATCGCGGTGCGCGGTGATCGCATTCTGCACGTCGGCGAGCGCCCCTGGGTGCTGCAATCTCTGCAGGATGCCGGCATCGACTTTGCCGAAGAGCACTGGGATGGCGTGATCACGCCTGGGCTCGTCAACGCGCACACGCACCTTCAGTACACGCGCATGGCCGATGTGGCGACTCGGCACTATGACGGATTCGACGACTGGGCAGCGGCGTTCGACGCGGTTTACGACCGCAACGGCGCAGCCCATGACTGGAGCGCTGCCGCCGCCGAGGGTGCACGGCTCGCCGTCGCCACGGGTACGACGGCCCTCGCCGACGTCGTCACAGATCGCGATGCGGTCTCGGCGCTGCACGACGCGGGACTGCACGGCATTGCGTATTGGGAAGTCATGGGCTGGAGCAACGCCGACTGGCGGGCTCACGGCCGCGATGCAGCGATCGCCGACCTCGACAGCATGCCGGCAACCCCCGGCGTCGGCGTTTCACCGCACGCTCCGTATTCGCTCGAGGTGCAGCCGCTTCTCGACATCCCCGACGTCGTGCGCAACCGCGGCATGCGGCTGCACATCCACCTGGCCGAGGCGCACTTCGAAAACGAGAACGTCGAAAGTGACGATGCCTGGGTGGGATTGAACGCCGAGAGCTTCCGGGCACTGCGCAGCCGCGGCGTTGGAGTGAGCTCAACGCAGTTCGTCGACCAGCTCGGCGTGCTCGGGCCCGACTGTCACATCGCCCACGGCATCTACATGACGGGGCGCGATCGCTCACTGCTGCGCGCACGCGGAACGGCAGTCGCGCTCTGCCCACGCTCGAACGAGGTGATCGGGCTCGACGCACCGCCGGTCGCCGCCTACCTGCGCGAGGGAAACCTCATCGGGGTCGGCACCGACTCGCTGTCGTCATCGCCGAGCCTCGACCCCCTCGCAGACGTCGCGCAGCTGCACAGAATCGCACGCGACCAGGGGTATGCAGAGAGCGATCTGCACCAACGGCTGTTCCACGCCGTCACGCTCGGCGGTGCCCACGCGCTCGGGCTCGGCACCGGAACGCAGCGCGTCGGGCAGCTTGCCGTCGGTGCCCTCGCCGACCTGGCGTTCTTCGACGTCGCCGACACCACGCCGCGCGAGGCTCTCAGCGAACTCGTCGAGGCCGGAGCGGGCACCTGCAGGCGAACGATCGTGGCGGGCGAGACCGTCTACGGCAGAGAGGAATGA
- a CDS encoding saccharopine dehydrogenase NADP-binding domain-containing protein codes for MSNDVWILGGTGRSAQKIAAELRQRHIEPVLVGRNAERLAAAAGESGRTVVSASIDEIVDEVRRQRPQIVINTIAPFADTAAALIATGVHYIDIANDRAAFSSLFERDAELASAGQTAVTGAGFGVTASESILVKLLEGRPAPTRVRVDMVPSMETEAGKVGESLAASLIGGLAYRDRAAGRLGSRRMRLTLPDGTDVLTASMPLGDGSAAARTSGAPVVIGASSMAPTGAFRFVMPVATALLSIRPLAAFAQRLLARMSVPAAPRPREYSWGHAHVEWSDGTVRDGWLRVDDASTFTGIVPAEIARRLLDGAGRGGAFTPAALFGSSLAEACGAQYVPGFVAA; via the coding sequence ATGAGCAACGACGTATGGATACTCGGTGGCACAGGCCGCAGCGCACAGAAAATCGCCGCCGAGTTGCGGCAACGCCACATTGAACCGGTGCTGGTCGGTCGCAATGCCGAGCGGCTCGCTGCGGCAGCGGGCGAGAGCGGCAGAACTGTCGTCTCGGCGTCGATCGACGAGATCGTCGACGAGGTGCGGCGGCAGCGTCCGCAGATCGTGATCAACACCATCGCTCCGTTTGCCGACACTGCGGCTGCGCTGATCGCGACCGGCGTTCACTACATTGACATCGCCAACGACAGAGCCGCCTTCTCTTCGCTATTTGAGCGAGACGCCGAGCTCGCGTCTGCGGGGCAGACCGCGGTGACGGGGGCCGGGTTCGGCGTCACGGCATCCGAAAGCATCCTCGTCAAACTGCTCGAAGGCCGCCCCGCACCCACTCGCGTTCGCGTCGATATGGTTCCCTCGATGGAGACCGAAGCAGGGAAGGTCGGGGAATCGCTCGCCGCTTCACTGATCGGCGGTCTCGCTTACCGCGATCGAGCCGCCGGGCGACTGGGAAGCCGCAGGATGCGACTCACCCTTCCGGATGGCACAGACGTTCTGACCGCGAGCATGCCCCTTGGCGATGGTTCGGCTGCGGCGCGCACCAGCGGAGCACCGGTTGTGATCGGCGCATCGAGCATGGCCCCGACCGGAGCGTTTCGATTCGTGATGCCCGTAGCGACGGCGCTCTTGTCGATTCGACCCCTCGCCGCATTCGCCCAACGGTTACTCGCGCGGATGTCGGTGCCCGCCGCCCCGCGACCCCGAGAATATTCGTGGGGTCACGCCCATGTGGAGTGGTCGGACGGCACGGTTCGTGACGGGTGGCTGCGGGTCGACGACGCGTCAACGTTCACCGGAATTGTGCCAGCCGAGATCGCGCGCCGCCTGCTCGATGGGGCGGGGCGGGGCGGCGCGTTCACGCCAGCAGCGCTTTTCGGGTCGTCGCTGGCAGAGGCCTGCGGTGCGCAGTATGTGCCGGGCTTCGTTGCAGCGTAG
- a CDS encoding TetR family transcriptional regulator, which translates to MSRWEPGAHRRLEKAAFELFAERGFAATTVPEITARAGLSTRTFHRYFADKREVVFGSEEVRAETAQVLADSLPDTEPLELIMSTLRIFAEQRFEGRRDEVRLRREIVNSDAGLRERDLQKRETVGAVAREALIARGVPARQAALLAETGVTLLYVSVQEWLGRDDDTPLADIIADTLETLRSALISDIAV; encoded by the coding sequence GTGAGCAGATGGGAACCCGGCGCGCATCGGAGGCTGGAGAAGGCGGCGTTCGAGCTCTTCGCCGAGCGCGGATTCGCGGCGACGACGGTGCCCGAGATCACAGCGCGCGCAGGATTGAGCACGCGAACCTTTCACCGGTACTTCGCCGACAAGCGCGAGGTGGTCTTCGGCAGCGAAGAGGTGCGAGCGGAGACCGCGCAGGTGCTCGCTGATTCCCTGCCCGACACCGAACCGCTTGAGCTCATCATGAGCACTCTGCGCATATTCGCCGAGCAGCGTTTCGAGGGTCGGCGCGACGAGGTGCGGCTGCGTCGGGAGATCGTGAACTCCGACGCGGGGCTACGCGAGCGCGATCTGCAGAAGCGCGAAACGGTAGGGGCGGTCGCGCGTGAGGCGCTGATTGCGCGCGGCGTGCCCGCCCGGCAGGCGGCGCTGCTCGCCGAGACCGGCGTCACACTGCTCTATGTCTCGGTGCAGGAATGGCTCGGCCGCGACGACGACACCCCGCTTGCAGACATCATCGCCGACACGCTCGAGACTCTGCGCTCTGCCCTGATCTCCGACATCGCCGTCTAG
- a CDS encoding maleylpyruvate isomerase family mycothiol-dependent enzyme: protein MTRTADEYWELIHAERARVALMLDGLTAQQWHADSLCGEWTVQQVVAHLTAAANTGRWAWLRSILFAGFNPDRHNARRLAEHLGRTVDETRENFRRSVTLTIAPTRDYPAWLGEVIVHGQDIARPLGITFTPDPDAVREVATYFAAKDFAVNSHRMVKGLTLEASDTDFAAGSGPLVRGPLLSLVMVMAGRSEFLTDVDDDGVAELRRRIG, encoded by the coding sequence GTGACGCGAACCGCAGACGAGTACTGGGAGCTCATCCACGCCGAGCGCGCCCGTGTTGCACTCATGCTTGACGGCCTGACCGCCCAGCAATGGCACGCCGACTCACTGTGCGGCGAGTGGACGGTGCAGCAGGTCGTCGCCCACCTCACCGCTGCCGCGAATACCGGACGGTGGGCGTGGCTGCGCAGCATCCTTTTCGCTGGTTTCAACCCCGACAGGCACAATGCCCGCCGCCTCGCCGAGCACCTCGGCCGCACTGTGGACGAGACCCGTGAGAACTTTCGTCGCTCGGTGACACTCACCATCGCGCCGACGCGAGACTACCCCGCGTGGCTCGGCGAGGTCATCGTGCACGGTCAAGACATCGCGCGTCCGCTCGGCATCACTTTCACACCCGACCCTGACGCGGTGCGCGAGGTTGCGACGTACTTCGCGGCCAAAGACTTTGCGGTCAACAGCCATCGGATGGTCAAGGGGCTCACGTTGGAGGCCAGCGACACCGACTTCGCTGCGGGCAGCGGGCCACTCGTGCGGGGACCGCTGCTGAGCCTGGTGATGGTCATGGCCGGCCGCAGTGAATTTCTCACGGATGTTGACGACGACGGTGTCGCGGAGCTTCGGCGCCGGATCGGCTAG
- a CDS encoding maleylpyruvate isomerase family mycothiol-dependent enzyme, which produces MALSTSEVWTLVHTERQRLIADLAPLSLAEWETPSLCRGWSVHDVLAHLVDTATTGKRAFVWSMVRARGDFDRANDNGVSRFKRDDPQQTLAAFRQAEHLQKTPPAHRATRLVEAIVHGEDIRRPLGIPGEYPSVGVHEALAYQLRTPASFGGGREIAEGCRLVDAATGDAWGDGPDVTGEAVDLLLAASGRAIDPELLTGPGAHLLVERALRR; this is translated from the coding sequence ATGGCGCTCTCCACATCTGAGGTATGGACGCTCGTGCATACCGAACGCCAGCGCCTGATCGCCGATCTCGCACCGCTCTCACTCGCAGAGTGGGAGACTCCGTCGCTGTGCCGAGGCTGGAGCGTCCATGATGTGCTCGCCCATCTGGTCGATACGGCGACAACAGGGAAGCGCGCATTTGTCTGGAGCATGGTGCGCGCACGGGGCGACTTCGACCGCGCAAACGACAACGGCGTGAGTCGCTTCAAACGCGACGACCCGCAGCAGACCTTGGCAGCCTTCCGCCAGGCAGAGCACCTGCAAAAAACACCACCGGCACACCGCGCAACGCGGCTCGTCGAAGCAATCGTTCATGGGGAAGACATTCGCCGCCCACTCGGGATTCCGGGCGAATACCCCAGCGTCGGGGTGCATGAGGCGCTCGCCTATCAACTTCGCACACCGGCATCGTTCGGCGGGGGTCGGGAGATCGCGGAAGGATGCCGCCTGGTCGACGCCGCTACCGGCGACGCGTGGGGCGATGGCCCCGATGTGACGGGCGAAGCCGTCGATCTCCTCCTCGCTGCGTCGGGCCGCGCGATCGACCCCGAGCTTCTGACCGGGCCGGGCGCCCACCTGTTGGTCGAACGAGCTCTCCGCCGGTGA